The stretch of DNA AATTTTAAAATAGCTAAGAAAACTTTCTTAGCTATTTTTATTTAAAATTCATAATCTACCACAACTCTTGAGTCTGCTACCTTACCTATGAATCCTGCTACTTTTAAATGCTCTGGATTTTTTTGGTATTTATCTAACTCTTCTAAATTATTAAACTCAGAATTTAAAACCACATCATAAGCTTGTTCTCCTTCTTTTATATTAATACCTACTTCAATAAATTTTATTTCAGATATTACACCTCTTAAAGCTTCTAGAGAATCTTTTATTTTATTAGAGTTTATAAATTTATCATTTCCTTCTGCATTATCTTTTAATTTCCACATTACAATATGTTTAATCATAAAACACACCTCACCCTTAAATATAATTTTAATTACATTTTATTACAATCTATTATAACTTTAAAGTCTCTATTTTAATTTTATACTTTGTGGAAAATTAAATACATTTTCTGGATCATATTTGCTTTTTATACACTTTAATTTTGATAAATTTTCCCCGTAATATTCTTTTTCGTAATCATTAAGTTCTACAAAAGGAAAATTAATAAATGTACCTTTTGTAATTGTCTTTATATACTCTACCTTACCCTTAACCCATTCTCTATTTTTAGGTGCATATATCGCTTCTTCCCATACTGATTGTATCCCCATAATAAATTTAGCATCTCTATAATAAAAAGCTGTACTTTTATTGTCTATATCAGCAATTGCTCCACCTAATCCATAAAATGAAACTGCCGTATATATAGAACCATCCTCTCTATTCTCTACTAAGTCTATTAAATTCTTTATTTCATCTCTAGTGTAATCTTTATATACAAATCTACCTGTTGATTTATAACTTTCATATGGTGGATGACTATCTTGAATTTTTCTATTTGCTTCTAATACAGACATATATTCTAAATCAAAGTCCATATTATCTGAAAGATTTTTAAAAGGCTTTAAAATTTCATTTGCTTCATTTTTATCACCATAGAATAATCCTGTAATTTTCACACCTCTTCCTTTTTCTTTAGAGTTATATATAGCCATTTTAAAATTAACTCTTCTATCTAAACTTTTAAATTCATCTTGAAAAATCTCAACTATATTTATATTTTCTTCAATGTTTATATGTTTATAATCAATATTTATTAAAGTTGCCATCTTTATCTTTTTAGGTAGTTTAAATTTCATAGAGGTTACTATACCAAAATTTCCTCCACCTCCACCTAACGATGCCCAAAATAAATCATCATTTTTTTCCTTATTAGCTATTATTTTTTCTCCTTTATAGTTTATAAGTTTTATTTCTTGCAAGCTATCTGCAGCTAGTCCTAGTAATCTAGCAGAATACCCCCATCCTCCACCTAGAGTTAATCCAATAATACCAACAGTTGGACATCCTCCTCCTGGAAAAGGAATTAATCGCTTTCCTAAAAATTCATATAACTCTCTATTTCTAACCCCACCTTGTATTTTGACTGTATTATTTTCCTCATCTATTTCAATATAATTCATATTACTTACATCAATTACTACTACATCATTACCAGTTGAATATCCTTCATAATTATGAGCGCCTGATCTTATTCTTATTGGTAAAGAATTATTTCTTGCCCAATTAATTGAGTTAATAACATCTTCTTCTGTGTAGCAATATATAATCACTAAAGGGTATTTTTCAATAGCTCTGTTCCAACTCTTTCTATCTTCTTCATAACTAAAATCCTCTCTAGTAACTACTTTACCTGTTAAATCATAATAATTTAAGTCTTTCATTTATCTCACCTTCTCATTGTATTAGTTTTTACTTGTTACACTAATATAATACCATTAATAACTGAAAAGACAAAAAGTAGTAGGTAATAAAATCTATCTATTACCTACTACTTCTCTATTCTATTTACTCTGATATATTTTCTTGTGCTTTTTTTCTTGTATATCTAATAAATATTACAAATAAAACTAATGCAAATAATATTCCAATTGTATTTGATATACCAGCTGCTAGTCTAAATCCTTCAGGAGCTTGAAGTATATATGCACTAGTTACAGCAGACATAAATACTGCTGGTATTGTACAAATCCAATAATTCTTCTTAGCTTGTACCATATATGCTGATGCTGCCCATAACATAATCATTGCTAAGGTTTGATTAGCCCAAGAGAAATATCTCCATATTATTGCAAAATCAATAAATGTTAATGCAATTCCTACTATAAATAGAGGTATTGCTATTTTAAATCTATTTGCAAACTTGTCTTGCTTCATTCCTATAGTATCTGCAATAGTTAATCTAGCACTTCTAAATGCTGTATCTCCAGAAGTTATAGGACAAGCAACAACCCCTAATACGGCTAGTACAGCTCCAACTTTTCCCATCAAAGTGTTTGATATTGTATTTACTATAGTTGAAGGTCCACCATTTGCTAAAGCTTCACTTAAACCAGGTGTTCCACCAAAGAAACTCATGGCTGCAGCTGCCCAGATTAGTGCAATTACACCTTCTGCAATCATTGCTCCATAAAATACTTTTCTAGCCTCTGACTCTTTTCTAACACATCTTGCCATTATTGGTGATTGAGTTGCATGGAATCCTGAAATAGCTCCACATGCTATTGTTATAAATAAATATGGGAATATTGGTGTTCCCTTTGGATGGAAATTAATAAATTGAATTTCTGGAATTGTGTATCCTTCTATTAAAATTCCAGCCCCTATTCCCACTGCCATAATTAAAAGACAAGCTCCAAAAAGAGGATAAATTTTACCTATTATTTTATCAACAGGTAATACTGTAGCTGCAATATAGTAAATTATGATTATTACAATAAATATATTTCTATCTATTCCTGTTAAAGTTTTTAATAAATCTGCAGGTCCTGTTAAGAATACAACACCTACTAATACTAATAAAACTACTGAAAATACAACCATTACCTTTCTTGGTATATCTCCTAGATATTTACCAACCAAATCTGCTACAGATGCGCCTTTATTTCTCATAGATAGTACTCCAGTAAAGAAATCATGAACTGCACCTGCAAATATACATCCAAATACTATCCATAAAAATGCGGCTGGTCCCCATAAAGCCCCTGCTATAGCACCAAAGATTGGTCCTAATCCTGCAATATTTAAAAATTGAATAAGAAATATCCTTGGCCAACTCATTGGCACAAAATCAACTCCATCTTGCATAGTTTCTGATGGTGCCTTGTTTAAATCGTTAGTTCCAAAGGTCTTCTCCACAAATTTACCATAAGTGAAGTATCCAACTACTAATAATACTAATGAAATTAAAAATGATATCATAACTCTCATCTCCTTAATTAGGATTTATTTGTTAATACCAGTATATATCTTAAATTTTTGAAAAGGTATTCATTAGGTATGAAATACATTATTTATACATGAGATGCAATATACTGTTATGAAATTCAATTTTTACTTAACATTATAAAGTTAATATTTTCTTAAAGTCCTTTACTTTATTCCTACTAACAGGTATTTCTTTTTCTATATTCTTTATCTTTAAAACATATGTGCCGTTAAACCATGGTTTTATCTCTTCTACTTTGTCTAAATTTACTATATATGATCTATGAGACTTATAAAATTCTTTACTTGAAAGTTTATTTTCTAATTCTGAAATCTTATGTTTAGATAAATATTCTTCCCCATTAATAAAGACTTTAACAGTTCTTCCTGCTGCCTCTAAATAATATATATCCTTAGTATTAACTACATATATTTTCCCATTTTTAATAACAGATAGTTTATCACTTTTAGAATCTATTTCTTTACATTCTATATTTAATTTTTCTAATCTTTCTAAAGATGAAATAATTCTTTCCTCTGAAAACGGCTTTAATAAATAATCGAAGGCATGAATATCAAAGGCATCTAAAGCATAGTCCTTATACGCTGTTATAAATACTATCTTCCCTATAAAATTAAGTTTATTTAATATTTTAGCTAAATTAATACCGTCTATTCCTGGTATATTTATATCTAAAAATAATACATCAACATTATTATCTTGTAAAAACTTTAATGCATCTGCTCCATCTTCAAACTCTCCTAAAATATCTATATCACTAAAATTTTTAACAAAATACTTAAGCTCTTCTCTTGCTGGTAATTCATCATCTACTATAATACAATTCATTTAATTCACTCCCTATTATATTTCAAAGGAAATTCTTGTTCCTTTATCTAGCCTTTCTATTTTCAATCCTCTTCCATATATAAGCTTCATCCTGCAATGAACATTATATAGTCCTATTCTATTTTCCTCAGCTTGTCCATTATAAACTTTATCTATTATGTTTTTATCTATTCCGCATCCATCATCTTCTATGACTATTATATGACCGTTTTTGTATTTCTCACATCTTATCCATATATTTTCACCAGTTCTCTTTTTTAAAATTCCATGCTTTATTGCATTTTCTATGAGTGGCTCTATTGTTAATGGAGGAATTTTAATATCCATATCTTCCTCAGATATTTCATAATGTGCTTTAATTTTATCTCCAAATCTAGCTTCTACTATAGAAACATATGCTTTAACTTGTTCAATTTCTTTTTTTAAGGAAATCATATCACCATTTACTTCTAAATTATATCTTAAATAATCCGATAAATTTACAATTAACTCTCTAGCTCTATCTGGATTTATTCTTACAAAAGAAGTAATAGTATGAAGAGAGTTAAATAAAAAATGAGGATTTATTTGAGTTTGCAATGCTTTAATTTCTGCTTTATCTGCCATCTCTTTGTATTTTTTAATTTTTCCAATCTGTATTTGATAAGAAATTAATTTAGCTAATCCTATAACTAAATGCTTATTTTTTCTGTAATATGGTTTTCTTTATTAAAATATACTTTTAAAGTTCCTATAACTTGACTATCATAAATTAAAGGAGTTATTATAGCTGCTTTAGATTCCTTTCCTTCTATACAACTAAATAATTGTATTCCTTCACCTTTTTTTAATATAGCTGTCTCTCCATTTTTCAAAACTTTCTTAGTATAATCACTAACTATTTTTCTATTATTAAGCTTTAACTGACTATTTTGTGATGAATAAGCTAAAATATCTTCTTTGTCAGTTAATATAACTATTTGAGCATCTATACTAGATCTAATTATTTCACAAACCTTTTTCAAAGATTCTTCTGTAACTTCTTTAAAATAAGGTAAGGTCTTATTTGTTATCTCTAAGGTTTTTCTTGCCTGCTCCCCCTCTAACCTTTCCTTTTCATCAAATATACTTTTTATAATAGTCATAACTAATAAAATTCCTAATGAATTAATTATAACCATAGGTACATATATACCATTAATTATTTCTCTTCCATTCTCAACCATGATAGCTATTAAAAACATACTAATACTTTCTACAAAAATTGTACTAAAAATTCCATAAGCATATTCCTTTTTTATATCGTATTTTTATATAATAAACCTGGTAAAATCCCTGCTAATAGTGTTCCAATAGCGCAGGGAATTGTTGTGCCAATTAATGGTCCATAGCATAATCTATGCAAGCTAGCAATAGCTCCTGCTATCCCTCCAACTATTGGCCCACAGGTTATTGATGCTGCTACAATACTTACATTTCTTATATTAACTATTGCTCCATTATAGTTTATTCCTAAGTATGTTCCTATCATTCCTAATAAAGAAAATAATATAGAAACTATTAATATATCCTTTTTAGTCTGTATTTTATGTTGTATTGCTCTTTGAATTATTTTGCTTCTAGACATTGTAAATGCAATAAGTACTACATATCCTAAATTACTTGCTAATTGACTTAATAATCTCCACATCTCTATCACATCCTAAGCTGATTTTCTCAACTTAATTATACTATATAAGGGATAATTTGTTATAAA from Clostridium chauvoei encodes:
- a CDS encoding Dabb family protein, with translation MIKHIVMWKLKDNAEGNDKFINSNKIKDSLEALRGVISEIKFIEVGINIKEGEQAYDVVLNSEFNNLEELDKYQKNPEHLKVAGFIGKVADSRVVVDYEF
- a CDS encoding FAD-dependent oxidoreductase, with product MKDLNYYDLTGKVVTREDFSYEEDRKSWNRAIEKYPLVIIYCYTEEDVINSINWARNNSLPIRIRSGAHNYEGYSTGNDVVVIDVSNMNYIEIDEENNTVKIQGGVRNRELYEFLGKRLIPFPGGGCPTVGIIGLTLGGGWGYSARLLGLAADSLQEIKLINYKGEKIIANKEKNDDLFWASLGGGGGNFGIVTSMKFKLPKKIKMATLINIDYKHINIEENINIVEIFQDEFKSLDRRVNFKMAIYNSKEKGRGVKITGLFYGDKNEANEILKPFKNLSDNMDFDLEYMSVLEANRKIQDSHPPYESYKSTGRFVYKDYTRDEIKNLIDLVENREDGSIYTAVSFYGLGGAIADIDNKSTAFYYRDAKFIMGIQSVWEEAIYAPKNREWVKGKVEYIKTITKGTFINFPFVELNDYEKEYYGENLSKLKCIKSKYDPENVFNFPQSIKLK
- a CDS encoding carbon starvation CstA family protein, whose product is MISFLISLVLLVVGYFTYGKFVEKTFGTNDLNKAPSETMQDGVDFVPMSWPRIFLIQFLNIAGLGPIFGAIAGALWGPAAFLWIVFGCIFAGAVHDFFTGVLSMRNKGASVADLVGKYLGDIPRKVMVVFSVVLLVLVGVVFLTGPADLLKTLTGIDRNIFIVIIIIYYIAATVLPVDKIIGKIYPLFGACLLIMAVGIGAGILIEGYTIPEIQFINFHPKGTPIFPYLFITIACGAISGFHATQSPIMARCVRKESEARKVFYGAMIAEGVIALIWAAAAMSFFGGTPGLSEALANGGPSTIVNTISNTLMGKVGAVLAVLGVVACPITSGDTAFRSARLTIADTIGMKQDKFANRFKIAIPLFIVGIALTFIDFAIIWRYFSWANQTLAMIMLWAASAYMVQAKKNYWICTIPAVFMSAVTSAYILQAPEGFRLAAGISNTIGILFALVLFVIFIRYTRKKAQENISE
- a CDS encoding LytR/AlgR family response regulator transcription factor, encoding MNCIIVDDELPAREELKYFVKNFSDIDILGEFEDGADALKFLQDNNVDVLFLDINIPGIDGINLAKILNKLNFIGKIVFITAYKDYALDAFDIHAFDYLLKPFSEERIISSLERLEKLNIECKEIDSKSDKLSVIKNGKIYVVNTKDIYYLEAAGRTVKVFINGEEYLSKHKISELENKLSSKEFYKSHRSYIVNLDKVEEIKPWFNGTYVLKIKNIEKEIPVSRNKVKDFKKILTL
- a CDS encoding sensor histidine kinase, which translates into the protein MADKAEIKALQTQINPHFLFNSLHTITSFVRINPDRARELIVNLSDYLRYNLEVNGDMISLKKEIEQVKAYVSIVEARFGDKIKAHYEISEEDMDIKIPPLTIEPLIENAIKHGILKKRTGENIWIRCEKYKNGHIIVIEDDGCGIDKNIIDKVYNGQAEENRIGLYNVHCRMKLIYGRGLKIERLDKGTRISFEI
- a CDS encoding stage V sporulation T C-terminal domain-containing protein; the encoded protein is MFLIAIMVENGREIINGIYVPMVIINSLGILLVMTIIKSIFDEKERLEGEQARKTLEITNKTLPYFKEVTEESLKKVCEIIRSSIDAQIVILTDKEDILAYSSQNSQLKLNNRKIVSDYTKKVLKNGETAILKKGEGIQLFSCIEGKESKAAIITPLIYDSQVIGTLKVYFNKENHITEKISI
- a CDS encoding LytS/YhcK type 5TM receptor domain-containing protein translates to MWRLLSQLASNLGYVVLIAFTMSRSKIIQRAIQHKIQTKKDILIVSILFSLLGMIGTYLGINYNGAIVNIRNVSIVAASITCGPIVGGIAGAIASLHRLCYGPLIGTTIPCAIGTLLAGILPGLLYKNTI